Proteins found in one Amycolatopsis umgeniensis genomic segment:
- a CDS encoding sacsin N-terminal ATP-binding-like domain-containing protein, whose amino-acid sequence MSTDPFGTERLRAAVLRAWADSPTRFTEDTNTENDLRVGGYRDRLFVELAQNAADAALAAGERGRLRVSVVDGELRFANTGAPLDARGVESLASLRASGKGDETVGRFGVGFAAVLTVSAEPRIVSATGGVAFSADRTRAEAARTGDVPVLRLPWPVSDGEPPTPEGFTTEVRLPVREGVDVPALLADLKNDIGDLLLTLSWLESIEIEGGVWRRADLGDGVVGLSSPDGSAEHWQVHRGDVVWAVPLDEAGSPRPLGEDVLHAPTPTDDELSLPARLIATLPIEPSRRRALPGPELTAALKNAAREYVDLVCSLPAAERLALVPGGGFPRSTVDGTLREAILENLASSPWLPAQTGDDLPGRQARVLSVDVPGLAPLLADLVPGLVSLSGVDLRAVGAQALSSAEAIELLTGVQREPSWWHSLYDVLLPALEAHDVAKDDLGALPVPMSDGRTLPGVRDALLVGGSAELLELLSDVDIIGLRLVHPVAAHPLLERLGAKHSEASDLLGADALSAAVERSVEDVRSGLDGMALAGAVLRLIAEVGDEAPDWAGALALPSEDGWRRADELVLPTSPLGDIFDPEVFEEDGALSVLDEEFAEDWPVGTLVAVGVLDSFAIITDDDPLEPEHGLPEEHDWWDSRERPPSRVLAVRDLDLVGDDAWPEALRLLASRPETWRALTEPGGHTGWWLARYALLDGHAPLDWRMPEAAALAGLYDVVPDSGLSNEILLAAGVRTELGTDAEDVEDLLDRLGDPERKVSPGLASRAHAALAEYTVDVAAPDRVRVADGSAADARDAVVLDVPWFAAVLAPERMVVSASGAGALAELLDLPVASGLDAKVTEDGEYVPWTELSALRLAADQLGVEPPDGGVLLHEALTVTFEDAEHEVAWWSDGRLHAADTPEGLARAFAWATDRWADRHVLTALLEDPSPSALLN is encoded by the coding sequence GTGAGCACTGACCCGTTCGGCACCGAGCGGTTACGCGCCGCCGTCCTGCGCGCGTGGGCGGATTCGCCGACGCGGTTCACCGAGGACACGAACACCGAGAACGATCTGCGCGTCGGCGGCTACCGGGACCGGCTGTTCGTCGAACTGGCGCAGAACGCCGCCGACGCCGCGCTGGCCGCCGGTGAACGCGGCAGGCTCCGAGTGTCCGTTGTGGACGGTGAGCTGAGGTTCGCGAACACGGGCGCTCCGTTGGATGCCCGCGGCGTCGAATCCCTTGCCTCCCTTCGTGCTTCCGGCAAGGGCGACGAGACTGTCGGCCGCTTCGGCGTCGGCTTCGCGGCCGTGCTCACGGTTTCCGCCGAACCGCGGATCGTTTCTGCGACCGGCGGGGTCGCGTTCTCCGCGGACCGCACGCGAGCCGAAGCCGCCCGCACCGGAGACGTCCCCGTTCTCCGGCTTCCGTGGCCGGTCTCGGACGGCGAACCGCCCACACCTGAGGGTTTCACCACCGAGGTCCGGCTTCCGGTGCGCGAGGGTGTCGACGTCCCCGCCCTGCTGGCGGATCTGAAGAACGACATCGGCGACCTGCTGCTCACCTTGTCCTGGCTGGAAAGCATCGAGATCGAGGGCGGCGTGTGGCGCCGCGCCGATCTCGGCGACGGCGTCGTCGGACTCTCGTCGCCGGACGGTTCCGCCGAGCACTGGCAGGTCCATCGCGGCGACGTCGTGTGGGCGGTCCCGCTGGACGAAGCCGGTTCGCCGCGGCCGCTCGGCGAAGACGTCCTGCACGCGCCGACCCCCACCGACGACGAGCTTTCCCTGCCCGCGCGGCTGATCGCGACGCTGCCGATCGAGCCGTCCCGCCGTCGCGCGCTGCCGGGCCCGGAGCTGACGGCGGCGCTGAAGAACGCCGCGCGGGAGTACGTCGATCTCGTCTGTTCCCTGCCCGCGGCCGAACGCCTGGCGCTCGTACCCGGTGGCGGATTCCCGCGGTCCACTGTGGACGGAACGCTGCGCGAGGCCATCCTCGAGAACCTCGCGAGCTCGCCTTGGCTTCCCGCGCAAACAGGTGACGACTTGCCGGGGCGTCAAGCGCGGGTCCTGTCGGTCGACGTGCCGGGTCTCGCGCCGCTGCTGGCCGATCTCGTACCCGGACTGGTTTCGCTGTCCGGTGTGGACCTTCGCGCCGTCGGCGCGCAGGCGCTTTCGTCCGCCGAGGCCATCGAGCTGCTCACCGGCGTCCAGCGCGAGCCCTCGTGGTGGCACTCGCTTTACGACGTGCTGCTCCCGGCGCTCGAAGCGCATGACGTCGCCAAGGACGACCTCGGCGCCCTGCCGGTGCCGATGTCGGACGGCCGCACCCTGCCCGGCGTGCGCGACGCGCTGCTCGTCGGCGGATCGGCGGAACTGCTCGAACTCCTGTCCGATGTGGACATCATCGGGCTCCGGCTCGTGCATCCGGTCGCGGCACATCCGCTGCTGGAACGCTTGGGCGCCAAGCACTCCGAGGCGAGCGACCTGCTCGGAGCCGACGCGCTGAGCGCCGCCGTCGAGCGAAGTGTCGAAGACGTCCGGTCCGGTTTGGACGGTATGGCGCTCGCGGGAGCGGTGCTCCGCCTGATCGCCGAGGTCGGTGACGAGGCCCCGGACTGGGCGGGTGCGCTGGCCCTGCCGAGTGAGGACGGCTGGCGGCGCGCGGACGAACTCGTCCTGCCCACCTCGCCGCTCGGTGACATCTTCGACCCCGAGGTGTTCGAAGAAGACGGCGCTTTGTCCGTGCTGGACGAGGAATTCGCCGAGGACTGGCCGGTGGGCACGCTCGTCGCTGTCGGTGTACTCGATTCCTTCGCGATCATCACCGACGACGATCCGCTGGAACCCGAACACGGCCTGCCCGAAGAGCACGACTGGTGGGACTCGCGGGAACGCCCGCCGTCCCGGGTGCTGGCCGTACGCGACCTCGACCTCGTCGGCGACGACGCGTGGCCGGAGGCGTTGCGCCTGCTCGCGTCCCGCCCCGAAACCTGGCGTGCCCTCACCGAACCCGGCGGGCACACCGGCTGGTGGCTCGCGCGGTACGCGCTGCTGGACGGGCACGCGCCGCTCGACTGGCGGATGCCGGAAGCCGCCGCGCTGGCCGGGCTCTACGACGTCGTCCCGGATTCGGGGCTGAGCAACGAGATCCTGCTCGCCGCCGGGGTCCGGACGGAACTGGGAACGGACGCCGAAGACGTCGAAGATCTCTTGGACCGGTTAGGCGACCCCGAGCGCAAGGTGAGCCCGGGCCTCGCGTCCAGGGCGCATGCGGCGCTCGCGGAGTACACAGTGGACGTCGCGGCGCCGGATCGTGTCCGGGTCGCGGACGGTTCGGCCGCCGACGCTCGCGACGCCGTCGTCCTCGACGTGCCGTGGTTCGCCGCCGTGCTGGCGCCGGAGCGGATGGTCGTCTCGGCGAGCGGTGCCGGTGCGCTGGCGGAGTTGCTGGACCTTCCGGTGGCGAGCGGTCTCGACGCCAAAGTCACCGAAGACGGCGAGTACGTGCCGTGGACGGAGCTTTCCGCGCTTCGGCTGGCCGCCGATCAACTGGGTGTCGAGCCTCCCGACGGCGGAGTGCTGCTGCACGAGGCGCTGACGGTGACTTTCGAGGACGCGGAGCACGAGGTCGCCTGGTGGTCCGACGGCAGGCTGCACGCCGCCGACACTCCCGAGGGCCTCGCGCGAGCGTTCGCCTGGGCCACGGACCGATGGGCCGACAGGCACGTCCTCACGGCCCTGCTCGAAGACCCTTCTCCCTCGGCGCTCCTGAACTGA
- a CDS encoding DUF3027 domain-containing protein, whose product MTLLLTLDDGSIQRKLAEAVDLARAAVLEDAGAEQVGAHVGVDREDAVSASHLFEATVTGYRGWRWSVTVALAGDDEPITVSEVVLIPGPDARVAPAWVPWDRRVQAGDLGVGDIFPVEKDDPRLAPAYLESDDPAVEAVAKETGLGRVHVLSRHGRLDAAARWHGGEFGPRSDMARSAPDVCGSCGFFVSLAGSLSAAFGACTNDISPADGHVVDIEYGCGAHSEIEVEVTSSVPVAELVYDDSLIDFETAPEAPAEPVAAELPEPVAAEPAEGTVVDESEAPVVEVPETAEVQPEVEPEAVAVSADAPETADEAQVEAESASEH is encoded by the coding sequence ATGACCCTGCTGTTGACCCTGGACGACGGCTCTATCCAGCGCAAACTCGCCGAGGCGGTCGATCTCGCCCGCGCGGCGGTGCTGGAGGACGCCGGTGCCGAACAGGTCGGCGCGCACGTCGGCGTCGACCGGGAGGACGCGGTTTCCGCGAGCCACCTGTTCGAGGCGACCGTGACGGGTTATCGAGGCTGGCGCTGGTCGGTGACGGTCGCGCTCGCCGGTGACGACGAGCCGATCACGGTCAGCGAGGTCGTGCTCATCCCCGGTCCGGACGCGCGGGTCGCCCCGGCGTGGGTGCCGTGGGATCGCCGCGTGCAGGCGGGCGACCTCGGCGTCGGCGACATCTTCCCGGTGGAGAAGGACGACCCTCGGCTCGCCCCGGCGTACCTGGAGTCCGACGACCCCGCGGTCGAAGCGGTCGCCAAGGAGACCGGTCTCGGCCGGGTCCACGTGCTGTCCCGGCACGGCAGGCTCGACGCCGCCGCCCGCTGGCACGGTGGCGAGTTCGGCCCGCGGTCGGACATGGCGCGCAGCGCGCCGGACGTCTGCGGGAGCTGCGGGTTCTTCGTGTCGCTCGCGGGGTCGCTCAGCGCGGCCTTCGGCGCTTGCACCAATGACATCTCCCCGGCGGACGGTCACGTCGTCGACATCGAGTACGGCTGCGGCGCGCACTCCGAGATCGAGGTCGAGGTGACCTCGTCGGTGCCGGTGGCCGAGCTGGTCTACGACGACTCGCTGATCGACTTCGAGACCGCGCCGGAGGCCCCCGCCGAGCCCGTCGCGGCCGAGCTCCCAGAGCCCGTCGCGGCCGAGCCCGCCGAGGGCACGGTCGTCGACGAGTCCGAGGCCCCCGTGGTCGAGGTCCCCGAGACCGCCGAGGTCCAGCCGGAGGTCGAACCCGAGGCCGTCGCCGTCTCGGCCGACGCGCCGGAAACCGCCGACGAAGCGCAGGTAGAAGCCGAAAGCGCCAGTGAGCACTGA
- a CDS encoding glutaminyl-peptide cyclotransferase: MRTLMTTSLLLAAVLGGCAAAPVSDAAPPAPEKLEVRVLSSLPHDPGAFTQGLEFSGETLYEGTGLVGKSSMRAGQAGAAPSVRRELPGLFGEGITVLGPTAWQITWQDGVAIERDAKTLAELRRVNYTGEGWGLCHQDGRLVMSDGSSKLTFRDPATFAPTGSVDVGRDQLNELECVGDSVYANVWQTDRILRIDAASGRVTGEIDASGLLDASEKSSADVLNGIAAVPGTDEFLITGKLWPKMFRVKFVPAA; the protein is encoded by the coding sequence GTGCGCACGCTGATGACCACCTCGCTCCTGCTGGCCGCCGTCCTCGGTGGCTGTGCCGCCGCGCCGGTGAGCGATGCCGCCCCGCCCGCGCCCGAGAAACTCGAGGTGCGGGTGCTCTCGTCCTTGCCCCATGACCCGGGCGCCTTCACCCAGGGCCTCGAGTTCTCCGGCGAGACGCTGTACGAGGGAACGGGCCTGGTCGGGAAGTCGTCGATGCGGGCGGGCCAGGCGGGCGCGGCGCCGTCGGTCCGGCGGGAACTGCCCGGCCTGTTCGGCGAGGGCATCACAGTGCTCGGGCCGACGGCCTGGCAGATCACCTGGCAGGACGGTGTCGCGATCGAACGCGACGCCAAGACGCTGGCCGAGCTCAGGCGCGTGAACTACACCGGCGAGGGCTGGGGCTTGTGCCACCAAGACGGCCGGCTGGTGATGAGCGACGGCTCGTCGAAGCTGACTTTCCGCGACCCGGCGACCTTCGCGCCGACAGGCAGCGTCGACGTCGGGCGCGACCAGCTGAACGAACTGGAATGCGTCGGGGACTCGGTGTACGCGAACGTCTGGCAGACGGACCGGATCCTGCGGATCGACGCCGCGTCCGGGCGCGTGACCGGCGAGATCGACGCGTCGGGGCTGCTCGACGCGAGCGAGAAGAGCTCCGCGGACGTCCTCAACGGTATCGCGGCGGTGCCGGGGACGGACGAATTCCTGATCACCGGCAAGCTCTGGCCCAAGATGTTCAGGGTGAAGTTCGTCCCGGCCGCCTAG
- a CDS encoding MFS transporter, with the protein MGIFGSNSGPDGTRSGRSGKERGRKSKRKWTPEPGAPQARSWSAPPPTRVDQQPVPPRPARPQPQYQPHPAGPTADEARTGAIPMGHHQPPPPPPRTPPTPPTPPQTPPRGARPYPDPSQRQTEPVRRRPGGFYDEHAPGSGEYDHYDTGGYAGEPREAPEPPHENPTTAVPPRAGSLPKMPKKITVTRVAAMRSRQLTGQAVGAFQRATKADGADKSGLTSLTYAVMLNYASDAAMAIALANTLFFAATSGESKGKVALYLLITIAPFALVAPVIGPALDKIQRGRRLAMCVSSAGQALMAVVMALHFDDWLLYPAALGMMVLSKSFTVLKAAVTPRVLPPEITLSKTNARLTVFGLVAAGAFGALASGVNAIWGSSGALWFTVLICVAAAVQSMRIPSWVEKTEGEVPASLSAHPERRVKKQRQPMGRHIVVSLWGNGSVRVLTGFLMMFSAFAVKAQTEGSGQSPFNQLLLLGIIGAAAGAGGFLGNALGSRLHFGKPDQVILACVGACLGMSVIATVAAGLATAAIVALVGATASALAKISLDAVIQEDLPEESRASAFGRSETVLQMCWCFGGAVGLLLPPTYWIGFLVLSILLAVGFTQTFMVRRGTSLIPGLGGDRPLRPDPTSESPIPSEAGDSRWRPSS; encoded by the coding sequence GTGGGAATCTTCGGCTCGAACTCTGGACCCGACGGCACGCGTTCCGGCCGGTCGGGCAAGGAGCGCGGCCGCAAGAGCAAGCGGAAGTGGACGCCGGAGCCCGGCGCGCCCCAGGCGCGCAGCTGGTCCGCGCCGCCGCCGACCAGGGTCGACCAGCAGCCGGTCCCGCCGCGCCCGGCCCGCCCGCAGCCCCAGTACCAGCCACATCCGGCCGGGCCGACAGCCGACGAGGCGCGCACCGGCGCGATCCCGATGGGCCACCACCAGCCTCCACCGCCCCCTCCGAGGACACCACCGACACCACCGACACCGCCGCAAACACCGCCCCGCGGCGCTCGGCCGTACCCGGATCCTTCGCAGCGGCAGACCGAACCCGTCCGGCGTCGTCCCGGCGGGTTCTACGACGAGCACGCGCCGGGCAGCGGCGAGTACGACCACTACGACACGGGCGGCTACGCGGGCGAGCCGCGTGAAGCGCCGGAGCCTCCGCACGAGAACCCGACGACCGCGGTTCCGCCGCGGGCGGGCTCCCTGCCGAAGATGCCGAAGAAGATCACCGTCACCCGGGTCGCGGCGATGCGCAGCCGTCAGCTCACCGGGCAGGCCGTGGGGGCGTTCCAGCGCGCGACGAAAGCGGACGGTGCCGACAAGTCGGGCCTGACTTCGCTGACGTACGCGGTGATGCTGAACTACGCCAGCGACGCCGCGATGGCGATCGCGCTGGCCAACACCCTGTTCTTCGCCGCGACCAGCGGGGAGAGCAAGGGCAAGGTCGCGCTCTACCTGCTCATCACGATCGCCCCGTTCGCGCTGGTCGCGCCGGTGATCGGGCCGGCGCTGGACAAGATCCAGCGCGGCCGCAGGCTCGCGATGTGCGTGTCTTCGGCTGGTCAAGCGCTGATGGCCGTCGTGATGGCGCTCCATTTCGACGACTGGCTCCTGTACCCGGCGGCGCTGGGCATGATGGTGCTGTCGAAGTCGTTCACCGTGCTCAAGGCGGCGGTGACACCCCGGGTGCTGCCACCCGAGATCACCCTGTCGAAGACGAACGCCCGGCTCACCGTGTTCGGCCTGGTCGCCGCCGGCGCGTTCGGCGCGCTGGCGAGCGGTGTCAACGCGATCTGGGGTTCTTCGGGCGCGTTGTGGTTCACCGTGCTGATCTGCGTCGCGGCCGCCGTGCAGTCGATGCGGATCCCGTCGTGGGTCGAGAAGACCGAGGGCGAGGTGCCCGCTTCGCTGTCCGCGCATCCGGAGCGGCGGGTCAAGAAGCAGCGGCAGCCGATGGGGCGGCATATCGTCGTCTCGTTGTGGGGCAACGGTTCCGTCCGGGTGCTGACCGGGTTCCTGATGATGTTCTCCGCGTTCGCGGTGAAGGCGCAGACCGAGGGCAGCGGGCAGAGCCCGTTCAACCAGCTGCTGCTGCTCGGCATCATCGGCGCCGCGGCCGGTGCCGGCGGGTTCCTCGGGAACGCGCTGGGCTCGCGGCTGCACTTCGGCAAACCGGATCAGGTGATCCTGGCCTGCGTCGGCGCCTGTCTTGGCATGTCGGTCATCGCCACCGTGGCGGCCGGGCTGGCGACGGCGGCGATCGTCGCGCTCGTCGGCGCGACCGCGAGCGCGCTGGCGAAGATCAGTCTCGACGCCGTCATCCAGGAAGACCTGCCGGAGGAGTCACGCGCTTCGGCTTTCGGCCGGTCGGAGACCGTGCTGCAGATGTGCTGGTGCTTCGGCGGTGCCGTCGGCCTGCTGCTGCCGCCGACCTACTGGATCGGGTTCCTGGTGCTGTCGATCCTGCTGGCCGTCGGGTTCACGCAGACGTTCATGGTCCGGCGCGGCACTTCGCTGATCCCCGGCCTCGGCGGCGACCGCCCGCTGCGCCCGGACCCGACCAGCGAATCGCCCATCCCGTCGGAGGCCGGTGACTCCCGGTGGCGGCCTAGCTCGTAA
- a CDS encoding DUF2771 family protein — protein MALLAAGGFVVAGCSAPGPEEVTFFADGKTVNVVPLASCDVKSAQCTTKPDAAGKLRVRPGKPVQISVPSGIAETPWKVTVQYVNAQGEPQELKQDIITSLDRFAYTVTTPRPDDQILVVEVAQASVISQTGRPEDAEAVTTAIWSLQVEPPAAAPASSVSG, from the coding sequence TTGGCCCTGCTCGCGGCGGGTGGTTTCGTGGTGGCCGGTTGCTCGGCGCCCGGCCCCGAAGAGGTGACCTTCTTCGCCGACGGGAAGACGGTGAACGTCGTCCCGCTGGCGTCCTGCGACGTCAAGAGCGCCCAGTGCACCACCAAACCCGACGCCGCGGGCAAGCTGCGCGTCCGGCCGGGGAAGCCGGTGCAGATCTCGGTGCCGAGCGGGATCGCGGAAACGCCGTGGAAGGTCACGGTGCAGTACGTGAACGCCCAAGGCGAGCCGCAGGAACTCAAGCAGGACATCATCACGTCGCTGGACCGGTTCGCCTACACCGTGACGACGCCCCGGCCCGACGACCAGATCCTCGTCGTCGAGGTCGCGCAGGCTTCGGTGATCAGCCAGACCGGACGTCCGGAAGACGCCGAGGCCGTCACGACGGCGATCTGGTCGCTGCAGGTCGAACCGCCCGCCGCGGCTCCCGCGAGTAGCGTTTCGGGTTAG
- a CDS encoding cold-shock protein produces the protein MPTGKVKWYDAEKGFGFVTQDGGADVYIRKAALPQGVEGLKAGQRLEFGVADGRRGPQALSVRLLDPPPSVAEARRRPAEELHGLIEDMIKLLELKVQPDLRRNRYPDRKHTKQIAEIMRAVARDLDP, from the coding sequence GTGCCGACCGGCAAGGTCAAGTGGTACGACGCGGAGAAGGGTTTCGGTTTCGTCACCCAGGATGGGGGCGCCGACGTCTACATCCGTAAAGCCGCGCTGCCGCAGGGCGTCGAAGGGCTCAAGGCGGGCCAGCGCCTCGAGTTCGGTGTCGCCGACGGCCGCCGCGGCCCGCAAGCGCTCTCCGTCCGGCTGCTGGACCCGCCGCCCTCGGTCGCCGAGGCGCGTCGCCGTCCCGCCGAGGAGCTGCACGGGCTCATCGAGGACATGATCAAGCTGCTCGAGCTCAAGGTGCAGCCGGACCTGCGGCGCAATCGCTACCCGGACCGGAAGCACACCAAGCAGATCGCCGAGATCATGCGCGCCGTCGCCCGGGACCTCGATCCCTGA
- a CDS encoding haloacid dehalogenase-like hydrolase: protein MGITVGFDLDMTLIDPRPGMVAVMNALGVESGLPLDGEFFAANLGPPLDDSLRGFGAPEERIPELVTRFRAMYPETVVPVTIALPGAAEALHAVREAGGRTVVVTGKYAPNAKLHLDALGFEVDVLVGELWSTQKAAALTEHGASVYVGDHVGDVRGALAAGAVPVGVTTGPCTKAELLAEGADIVFDSLTEFPGWFSSFGEPREPARSGRGPDRAE, encoded by the coding sequence GTGGGCATCACCGTGGGGTTCGACCTCGACATGACACTGATCGATCCGCGGCCGGGCATGGTCGCGGTGATGAACGCGCTCGGCGTGGAATCCGGCCTGCCGCTGGACGGCGAGTTCTTCGCGGCCAACCTCGGTCCGCCCCTCGACGACAGCCTGCGCGGCTTTGGGGCGCCGGAAGAGCGCATCCCGGAGCTGGTGACGCGGTTCCGGGCGATGTACCCGGAGACCGTCGTGCCCGTGACGATCGCGCTGCCCGGGGCGGCCGAAGCGCTGCACGCGGTCCGCGAAGCAGGCGGGCGCACCGTCGTCGTCACCGGCAAATACGCGCCCAACGCGAAACTTCACCTGGACGCCCTCGGTTTCGAGGTGGACGTCCTGGTGGGAGAGCTGTGGTCCACGCAGAAGGCCGCCGCGCTCACCGAGCACGGCGCCAGTGTCTACGTGGGGGATCACGTCGGTGACGTCCGCGGCGCGCTGGCGGCGGGCGCGGTACCCGTCGGGGTCACGACGGGTCCGTGCACGAAGGCCGAACTGCTCGCGGAAGGAGCCGACATCGTGTTCGACTCGCTGACCGAGTTCCCCGGCTGGTTCAGCTCTTTCGGCGAGCCTCGCGAACCAGCGCGATCAGGCCGAGGGCCAGACCGAGCGGAGTGA
- a CDS encoding TetR family transcriptional regulator produces the protein MGEITSFSDRTKASLREALLDAATELLAERGFTALRMADVAAHAGVSRQTVYNEFGNKAALAEAVVLRTTSEFLEGIRLRVQDAHDLLGGIREAVVYTIEHARENRLVATALGTGAGEDLLPLLTTKGEPILTAATEVAAGQYREFEPSLSPESAALLAETVVRLSLSHLVMPTHPADDAATSVVAVLAPAIRALTTDSKETL, from the coding sequence GTGGGCGAGATCACGAGTTTCTCCGATCGGACCAAAGCCTCTCTGCGGGAGGCCCTGCTCGACGCCGCCACCGAGCTGCTCGCCGAGCGCGGTTTCACGGCCTTGCGGATGGCCGACGTCGCCGCTCACGCAGGCGTGAGCAGGCAGACCGTCTACAACGAGTTCGGCAACAAGGCCGCGCTCGCCGAGGCCGTGGTCCTCCGGACGACCTCGGAGTTCCTGGAAGGCATCCGGCTCCGCGTCCAGGACGCGCACGATCTGCTCGGCGGCATCCGCGAGGCCGTCGTCTACACCATCGAGCACGCCCGCGAGAACCGTCTGGTCGCCACCGCGCTGGGTACGGGAGCGGGTGAAGACCTCCTGCCCCTGCTCACCACCAAGGGCGAACCGATCCTGACCGCGGCCACCGAGGTCGCGGCCGGGCAGTACCGCGAGTTCGAACCGTCGCTCTCGCCGGAGTCCGCCGCGCTGCTGGCGGAGACCGTCGTACGGCTTTCCCTGTCCCACCTCGTCATGCCGACGCATCCGGCTGACGACGCGGCGACCTCCGTCGTCGCTGTGCTGGCGCCGGCCATCCGGGCGCTGACGACCGATTCGAAGGAGACATTGTGA
- a CDS encoding R2-like ligand-binding oxidase: MTDTLSELRTGFSSLREGGLNWDSFPLRLFTKGNKKFWNPADIDFSREREGWDTLNPDQQRSATYLVAQFIAGEEAVTEDIQPFMRAMSATGRFGDEMYLTQFCFEEAKHTEVFRRWMDAVGLTEDLHPYVAENPHYRKLFYEELPQSLRALEDDPSPLNQIRASVTYNHVIEGSLALTGYYSWQLICTQHDILPGMQELVRRIGDDERRHMAWGTFTCRRHVAADDSLWDAVQQRMGELLPHALNMIQWVQDQFDEVPFDTDPEEILQYAADRAQRRLGAIESARGTPVEQIDLDYSPENLEETFGEEDAKAIAAAAANTAA; this comes from the coding sequence GTGACCGATACGCTTTCCGAGCTGCGGACCGGTTTTTCCTCGTTGCGCGAGGGCGGGCTGAACTGGGACTCGTTCCCGCTGCGGCTGTTCACCAAGGGCAACAAGAAGTTCTGGAATCCCGCCGACATCGACTTCTCCCGTGAACGCGAGGGCTGGGACACCCTCAACCCGGATCAGCAGCGATCGGCGACGTATCTGGTGGCGCAGTTCATCGCGGGGGAAGAGGCGGTCACCGAAGACATCCAGCCGTTCATGCGGGCGATGTCCGCGACCGGCCGTTTCGGCGACGAGATGTACCTGACGCAGTTCTGTTTCGAAGAGGCCAAGCACACCGAGGTCTTCCGCCGCTGGATGGACGCCGTCGGGCTGACCGAGGACCTGCATCCGTATGTCGCGGAAAATCCCCACTACCGCAAGCTTTTCTACGAAGAACTGCCGCAGTCACTGCGCGCGCTGGAAGACGATCCCAGCCCGCTCAACCAGATCCGCGCGAGCGTCACCTACAACCACGTCATCGAAGGCAGTCTCGCGCTGACCGGGTACTACTCGTGGCAGCTGATCTGCACGCAGCACGACATCCTGCCCGGTATGCAGGAACTGGTGCGCCGCATCGGCGACGACGAACGCCGTCACATGGCCTGGGGCACCTTCACCTGCCGCCGTCACGTCGCCGCGGACGACTCGTTGTGGGACGCGGTGCAGCAGCGGATGGGCGAGCTGCTTCCCCACGCGCTCAACATGATCCAGTGGGTGCAGGACCAGTTCGACGAGGTCCCGTTCGACACCGATCCGGAGGAGATCCTGCAGTACGCGGCGGACCGGGCGCAGCGGCGCTTGGGCGCGATCGAGTCCGCGCGAGGAACGCCGGTGGAGCAGATCGACCTCGACTATTCGCCGGAGAACCTCGAAGAGACCTTCGGCGAAGAAGACGCGAAGGCGATCGCCGCGGCCGCTGCCAACACCGCGGCCTGA